The proteins below come from a single Triticum aestivum cultivar Chinese Spring chromosome 5D, IWGSC CS RefSeq v2.1, whole genome shotgun sequence genomic window:
- the LOC123125578 gene encoding GDSL esterase/lipase At4g10955, translated as MGKVSDTDDSFDDNRPKHITGVNKIDWANEEHRRCIAACLVKGVYVHENDRAERRAVKLAPAWWESFGFHLKKELREPIYSAIVGVVFDTIYGAIFEYSPSAPGDRCAPRYVVAFRGTKPGSIRDYYLDLKIVINKLEKRTRVQQPCRLVDQLITAMRKEDQASQGQDSCIWLAGHSLGAAVALVVGRYVMVQEKPPNLPTFLFNPPHVSFITSINLLKLDPVAKESVHRVGNILREGAAKVLRSHRERMDNLFQRLSPWVPNLYVHEKDPICQGFIDYFEQRQKFMEASPGVGTTFAAFSRRDAFWHLIGKDKDRPQLLPSAVLWKSRFEHDNHGLQQWWKQDSELGLEVQHYSYPVPEAQTASTSVPA; from the exons ATGGGTAAGGTTTCAGACACCGACGACAGTTTCGACGACAATCGGCCGAAGCATATCACAGGCGTCAACAAGATTGACTG GGCCAACGAGGAGCACCGCCGCTGCATCGCCGCCTGCCTCGTCAAAGGCGTTTACGTCCACGAGAACGACAGAGCGGAGCGCAGGGCGGTTAAGCTGGCGCCGGCATGGTGGGAAAGCTTTGGCTTCCACCTAAAGAAAGAACTCAGAGAGCCGATATACTCCGCCATCGTCGGTGTTGTATTCGACACCATCTACGGTGCCATCTTCGAGTACAGCCCCAGCGCGCCCGGCGACCGGTGCGCTCCACGGTATGTCGTCGCCTTCAGGGGCACAAAGCCGGGGAGTATTCGAGACTACTACCTTGACCTGAAAATAGTGATCAACAAACTGGAGAAACGCACGCGCGTCCAGCAACCGTGCCGGTTGGTCGACCAACTTATTACTGCTATGAGAAAGGAGGACCAAGCAAGCCAAGGCCAAGACAGCTGCATCTGGCTCGCCGGGCACTCTCTCGGAGCAGCTGTGGCGCTGGTCGTGGGACGGTACGTGATGGTGCAGGAGAAGCCGCCCAACCTCCCGACCTTCCTCTTCAATCCACCGCACGTGTCATTTATAACGTCGATCAACTTGCTGAAGCTGGACCCGGTGGCGAAGGAGAGCGTGCACCGGGTGGGTAACATCTTAAGGGAGGGTGCTGCAAAGGTCTTGCGCTCCCATCGGGAGCGCATGGACAACTTGTTCCAGCGGCTTTCCCCTTGGGTGCCGAATCTGTACGTGCACGAGAAGGACCCCATCTGCCAGGGGTTCATCGACTACTTCGAGCAGCGGCAGAAGTTCATGGAAGCCTCCCCCGGTGTTGGCACAACGTTCGCGGCATTCTCTCGCCGTGACGCGTTCTGGCACCTGATTGGCAAGGACAAGGACCGGCCGCAACTCCTGCCATCGGCGGTGCTGTGGAAAAGCAGGTTCGAGCACGATAATCACGGTCTCCAGCAGTGGTGGAAACAGGACAGCGAGCTCGGCTTGGAGGTCCAGCATTATAGCTACCCTGTACCTGAAGCACAAACTGCTTCTACCTCAGTGCCGGCTTAG